A genomic segment from Enoplosus armatus isolate fEnoArm2 chromosome 12, fEnoArm2.hap1, whole genome shotgun sequence encodes:
- the LOC139294590 gene encoding tetratricopeptide repeat protein 31 — MVALMKFTRDICRLLGLGSGPPVQQQEEQMDCGAATDPSDDATLSQDALNGEEDLSEEEKVRQRAERRKAKRKRRRKRKKQEQVKQNESAERDDEDEDGGAESELDESESEAEVCAEEEQQRMQKEEEKEAKSAASHKYEAAPVVAPSGIKGHQKTQARSTEEEPEWDVSSAFFANAASHIKPKGSSRKSKENKENEVRRETNGTDTMTKKSASLTEKGIKLVQEGQYAQAVSMFTEAIKCDPKDYRFFGNRSYCYYCLEQYPQALADAERSIQLAPDWPKGHFRKGSALMGMKRYSEAEKAMEQVLKLDKDCEEAVNDLFNCKVLQLMELGFEEMQSVLLLEKFSTVQAVVASSGSQDPSVVQPGPCPSLWVGNVTTELTEKHLWDLFKLYGEIESIRVLHERFCAFVNFKNANMAARAMEKLNGYCIENTRLVVRYPDRRTQKVLPIPLKTCLPVTQQAGAAAGPRRRGPVNGDECYFWRTTGCHFGDKCRYKHILDQRGKDRKPWQP; from the exons ATGGTTGCGCTCATGAAATTCACCAGAGATATATGCAGACTGTTGGGACTCGGGAGCG GCCCCCctgtccagcagcaggaggagcagatgGACTGTGGTGCCGCAACTGACCCAAGTGATGATGCCACTTTGTCGCAG gaTGCATTAAATGGAGAGGAGGATttgagtgaggaggagaaggtcaGACAGAGGGCAGAGCGACGCAAAGCCAAGAGGAAG CGCCGTCGAAAACGTAAGAAGCAGGAGCAGGTTAAGCAGAATGAGAGTGCTGAACGG gatgatgaagacgaggaTGGAGGTGCAGAGTCTGAACTGGATGAGAGTGAGTCAGAAGCAGAAGTTTGTGCCGAAGAGGAGCAACAAAGAAtgcaaaaagaggaggaaaaggaggcaAAATCAGCTGCCTCGCACAAGTATGAAGCTGCTCCAGTCGTGGCTCCTTCAGGAATCAAAGGACACCAGAAGACCCAGGCCAGATCCACTGAAGAG GAGCCAGAGTGGGACGTGAGCAGCGCCTTCTTTGCAAATGCTGCTAGCCATATCAAGCCCAAAGGATCAAGTCGCAAGTCCAAAGAGAACAAGGAGAATGAGGTCAGGAGAGAG ACAAATGGAACTGACACCATGACCAAGAAAAGCGCGTCACTGACAG AAAAAGGGATAAAGCTGGTGCAAGAGGGCCAGTACGCACAAGCAGTCAGTATGTTTACAGAAGCCATCAAATGTGATCCAAAGGATTACAG GTTCTTTGGGAATCGTTCCTATTGCTATTACTGCTTGGAGCAGTACCCTCAGGCCCTGGCAGATGCTGAGCGCTCCATTCAGCTGGCCCCAGACTGGCCCAAAGGACACTTTCGCAAGGGCAGTGCTCTCATGGGCATGAAG cggTACAGTGAGGCAGAGAAGGCTATGGAGCAGGTACTGAAACTGGACAAAGACTGTGAGGAGGCTGTCAACGACCTCTTTAACTGCAAAGTGCTGCAGTTGATG GAGCTTGGTTTTGAAGAAATGCAAAGCGTCCTACTGCTGGAGAAATTTTCCACTGTGCAGGCTGTTGTGGCATCTT ctggGAGCCAAGATCCATCAGTTGTACAACCAGG CCCTTGTCCATCTCTGTGGGTGGGAAATGTGACGACTGAGCTGACTGAGAAACACCTATGGgacctttttaaatt GTATGGTGAGATAGAGAGTATCCGTGTGTTACATGAGAGGTTCTGTGCCTTTGTCAACTTCAAGAATGCAAACATGGCAGCTCGTGCCATGGAGAAACTAAAT GGTTATTGTATTGAGAACACACGTTTAGTGGTACGCTATCCTGACCGTCGCACTCAGAAGGTCCTTCCCATTCCACTTAAGACCTGTCTCCCTGTCACACAGCAGGCAGGGGCAGCTGCTGG ACCTCGACGACGCGGCCCAGTGAACGGAGACGAGTGTTACTTCTGGAGAACCACCGGCTGCCATTTTGGGGACAAATGTCGCTACAAACACATTCTTGATCAGAGAGGCAAAGACAGGAAGCCATGGCAGCCTTGA